The Oxalobacteraceae bacterium OTU3CINTB1 genome includes a window with the following:
- a CDS encoding rhamnogalacturonan acetylesterase translates to MNRYLALILKLCCAAAVAASSVASAQTPPPAVNTDPRNAQVVLPEPANPNLPSLVLIGDSTVRNGKDDGQGKGAAGQWGWGNPLATMFDPAKINVVNRAIGGLSSRTYLTTKHWQRSLAFVKAGDVVLIQFGHNDAGPVNDNVRARGTIKGIGDEAEEIDNLMTGEREVVHSYGWYLRTFIADIKARGATAVICSPIPRKSWGEDGKIRRSQNEYAGWAEQVARQQKVGFIDLNGIVARQYDTMGRDEVMKMFPVVTPDEQTHTNLAGAELNSRAVVAGLKALRTPVVMAALNAAGQAVPASEDDRPVVDASKVAGEKPRDPSLPSLFLVGDSTVKSGGANGAIGWGERLAPHFDTARINVVNHAIGGRSSRTFFTEGRWDKVLAQLKAGDFVAIQFGHNDGARIGDPAGKNRGSAPGTGPETVADTRPDGSEEQVHTFGWYMARYVADAKAKGATVILLSPVPHRDVWEQGRDFANYAQWDDEVARKSGALFADLTMVVGEAYRKAGAGAVNGYFSDARTHTNEAGAQFNAARVVDAFKTLPGNPLAVYLKH, encoded by the coding sequence ATGAACAGATACCTTGCTTTGATCCTTAAATTGTGCTGCGCCGCAGCAGTCGCGGCCTCCTCGGTGGCGTCGGCGCAGACCCCGCCGCCGGCCGTCAACACCGATCCGCGCAACGCGCAGGTGGTGCTGCCGGAGCCGGCGAATCCGAATCTGCCTTCGCTGGTGTTAATCGGCGATTCGACGGTCCGCAACGGCAAGGACGACGGTCAGGGTAAAGGCGCGGCCGGCCAGTGGGGATGGGGTAATCCGCTCGCGACGATGTTCGACCCCGCCAAAATCAATGTGGTCAACCGCGCCATCGGTGGCCTGAGCAGCCGCACCTATCTGACCACCAAACACTGGCAGCGCAGCCTCGCCTTCGTCAAGGCGGGTGACGTGGTGCTGATCCAGTTCGGCCACAACGACGCCGGCCCGGTCAACGACAACGTTCGCGCGCGCGGCACCATCAAGGGTATCGGCGACGAGGCGGAGGAAATCGATAATCTGATGACCGGGGAGCGCGAAGTGGTGCACAGCTACGGCTGGTATCTGCGCACCTTCATCGCCGACATCAAGGCACGCGGCGCCACTGCCGTTATCTGCTCGCCTATACCGCGTAAAAGCTGGGGAGAGGATGGCAAGATACGGCGCAGCCAGAACGAATACGCCGGCTGGGCCGAGCAGGTGGCGCGCCAGCAGAAGGTCGGCTTCATCGACCTGAATGGCATCGTCGCCCGCCAGTACGACACGATGGGCCGCGACGAGGTGATGAAGATGTTCCCGGTGGTGACGCCGGACGAGCAGACCCACACCAACCTGGCGGGCGCCGAGTTGAACTCCCGCGCCGTGGTCGCCGGCCTCAAGGCCTTGCGCACGCCGGTCGTCATGGCGGCCCTTAACGCGGCCGGCCAAGCCGTTCCCGCCAGCGAGGATGACCGGCCGGTGGTCGACGCCAGCAAGGTCGCCGGGGAGAAGCCGCGCGATCCGTCGCTGCCGAGTCTCTTCCTGGTCGGCGATTCGACCGTCAAAAGTGGTGGCGCGAATGGCGCGATCGGCTGGGGCGAGCGTCTCGCGCCGCACTTTGATACAGCCAGGATCAATGTCGTCAACCACGCGATCGGCGGCCGCAGCAGCCGCACCTTCTTCACCGAGGGGCGCTGGGACAAGGTGTTGGCGCAGTTGAAGGCGGGGGACTTCGTCGCGATCCAGTTCGGCCACAACGACGGCGCCCGCATCGGCGATCCCGCCGGTAAAAATCGCGGTTCGGCACCCGGCACCGGGCCGGAGACGGTCGCGGACACGCGGCCGGATGGCAGCGAGGAACAAGTCCACACCTTCGGCTGGTACATGGCGCGCTACGTCGCCGACGCCAAAGCCAAAGGCGCCACCGTGATCCTGCTGTCGCCTGTGCCGCACCGCGACGTGTGGGAGCAGGGCCGCGACTTCGCAAACTATGCGCAGTGGGACGACGAAGTGGCGCGCAAAAGTGGCGCGCTGTTTGCCGACCTGACAATGGTGGTCGGCGAAGCGTACCGGAAGGCCGGCGCCGGTGCCGTCAACGGTTACTTTTCCGACGCCCGCACCCACACCAACGAAGCCGGCGCGCAGTTCAATGCCGCGCGCGTCGTCGATGCCTTCAAAACCTTGCCAGGCAATCCGCTGGCGGTTTATCTAAAACACTAA
- a CDS encoding glycoside hydrolase family 88 protein: MKVKLLLKKTAIAAMLLPLACQAWADTKPANDMTAPLHLMKADYPTPYGNPSIEDVNKVLNRVFTYLDAATPAQAINAKTKKEVTNLSQMDDDTVLAPGDFRLTSYEWGVTYAGMLAAGGATGDKRYKEYVDKRLTLLANMAPATLVRMKSNPQSKSPVRGMLEPHALDDIGAVCAAIVKAKQEGLQADVKPLLDSCITFIRTKEHRLKDGTLGRVRPQVDTLWLDDLFMAVPALAQLGKLTGDASYYDDAVKQVEQFSKRMFNEQKGIYMHGWVQGMEVHPEFHWARANGWAVMTLVELLDVLPKSHPGYPMVLKQLRAHVKGLASYQDGTGLWHQLLDRNDTYLETSATAIYAYSMARAINKGYIDKMAYAPAVMLAWNAVATKVNAKGQVEGVCVGTGMGFDPAFYAYRPVNVYAAHGYGPVLLAGAEVITMLKTHKFEINDSSLQLLAK; encoded by the coding sequence ATGAAAGTTAAGCTTTTGCTGAAAAAGACCGCCATCGCCGCCATGCTGCTCCCGCTGGCATGTCAGGCCTGGGCCGACACCAAGCCGGCCAACGATATGACGGCGCCGCTGCATTTGATGAAGGCCGACTATCCCACCCCATACGGCAATCCGTCGATCGAGGATGTCAACAAGGTGCTGAACCGGGTGTTCACGTATCTGGATGCCGCCACGCCTGCGCAGGCGATCAACGCCAAGACCAAAAAAGAAGTCACCAATCTCAGCCAGATGGACGACGACACCGTTTTGGCGCCGGGCGATTTCCGCCTGACCAGCTACGAATGGGGCGTGACGTACGCCGGTATGCTGGCGGCTGGCGGCGCGACGGGCGACAAGCGTTACAAGGAATATGTGGACAAGCGTTTGACGCTGCTCGCCAATATGGCGCCGGCCACGCTGGTTCGCATGAAGTCCAACCCGCAAAGCAAGTCGCCGGTGCGCGGCATGCTGGAGCCGCACGCGTTGGACGACATCGGCGCGGTGTGCGCGGCCATCGTCAAGGCCAAGCAGGAGGGTTTGCAGGCCGACGTCAAGCCGCTGCTCGATAGCTGCATCACCTTTATCCGCACCAAGGAGCATCGCCTGAAGGACGGCACTCTGGGCCGCGTGCGTCCGCAGGTCGATACGCTGTGGCTGGACGATCTGTTCATGGCGGTGCCGGCGCTCGCGCAGCTGGGCAAGCTGACCGGCGACGCGAGTTACTACGACGATGCGGTCAAACAGGTGGAGCAGTTCTCGAAGCGGATGTTCAATGAGCAGAAGGGCATTTACATGCATGGCTGGGTGCAGGGTATGGAGGTGCATCCGGAGTTCCATTGGGCCCGCGCGAATGGCTGGGCGGTGATGACGCTGGTGGAGCTGCTCGATGTGCTGCCGAAGAGCCATCCGGGATATCCGATGGTGCTGAAGCAGCTGCGCGCGCACGTCAAGGGATTGGCGTCGTATCAGGATGGCACGGGCTTATGGCACCAGCTGCTGGACCGGAACGACACGTACCTTGAGACCTCGGCGACGGCGATCTATGCGTATTCGATGGCGAGGGCGATTAACAAGGGCTATATCGACAAGATGGCCTATGCGCCGGCTGTCATGCTGGCCTGGAACGCGGTGGCGACCAAGGTCAATGCGAAGGGACAGGTGGAAGGGGTTTGTGTTGGGACGGGGATGGGATTCGATCCGGCGTTCTATGCTTATCGCCCGGTGAACGTCTATGCGGCGCATGGATATGGCCCGGTGCTGCTGGCAGGCGCCGAAGTCATCACGATGCTGAAGACGCACAAGTTCGAGATCAACGATAGTTCGTTGCAGTTGTTGGCGAAGTAA
- a CDS encoding glycoside hydrolase family 43 protein, whose amino-acid sequence MNITRRLAVGFTLAMASFASQAADAYVFAYFTGNGEDGLHFASSTDGYKWDKLGGGRSFLAPKVGNSKLMRDPCIVRGPDGTYHMVWTSGWNENNIGYASSRDLVNWSPQQQVPVMAHEPGSLNAWAPEIVYNHKRGEFLIFWASTIPGRFPATEGSSEEKYNHRMYYTTTRDFVTYAPTKLYYDPGFSVIDASFVRANGKNYLMVKDETRNPPKKYLQIASAPDLHGPFGKLSAPITPPGLWVEGPTALQIGQDVILYYDAYTTKHYGALRSRDMVKWEDVTEKMRFPDEGTPLRLRHGTVIAVPEELVRKLKISSETRRAD is encoded by the coding sequence ATGAACATCACGCGGCGGCTGGCCGTTGGCTTTACGCTGGCGATGGCCAGCTTCGCGTCGCAGGCGGCCGACGCCTACGTCTTCGCCTACTTCACCGGCAACGGCGAGGACGGCCTGCATTTCGCCAGCAGCACCGACGGCTACAAATGGGATAAATTGGGCGGCGGCCGCAGCTTCCTGGCGCCGAAGGTCGGCAATTCCAAATTGATGCGCGATCCCTGCATCGTGCGCGGCCCGGACGGCACCTATCACATGGTCTGGACGTCGGGCTGGAATGAGAACAACATCGGCTATGCCTCGTCCAGGGACCTGGTCAACTGGTCGCCGCAACAGCAGGTGCCGGTGATGGCGCACGAACCGGGCTCGCTGAACGCCTGGGCGCCGGAGATCGTCTACAACCACAAGCGCGGCGAGTTCCTGATTTTCTGGGCGTCGACAATACCCGGGCGATTCCCCGCCACCGAGGGATCATCGGAAGAAAAATACAATCACCGGATGTACTACACGACCACGCGCGACTTTGTCACCTACGCCCCGACGAAGCTGTATTACGATCCGGGCTTCAGCGTGATCGACGCCAGCTTCGTGCGCGCCAACGGCAAGAACTACCTGATGGTCAAGGATGAAACGCGCAACCCGCCGAAGAAGTATCTGCAGATAGCGTCGGCGCCGGACTTGCATGGGCCGTTCGGCAAACTGAGTGCGCCGATCACGCCGCCGGGTCTGTGGGTGGAAGGTCCGACCGCGCTGCAGATCGGCCAGGACGTGATCCTCTACTACGACGCCTACACCACCAAGCACTATGGCGCCCTGCGCTCGCGCGACATGGTGAAGTGGGAGGACGTCACGGAGAAGATGCGATTCCCCGATGAGGGCACGCCGCTGCGGCTGCGCCATGGCACCGTGATCGCCGTCCCTGAGGAATTAGTCAGGAAGCTGAAGATCAGTTCTGAAACACGTAGGGCGGATTAG
- a CDS encoding cellulose binding domain-containing protein, with protein sequence MKTKPVVALLAAALSIPLVSTAENYHWDSVAIGGGGFVTGVVPSKLERDVVYVRTDVGGAYRWDAAKSRWASMTDWIGQSDVGLLGIESLAVDPGNAANVYMLAGTSYFSGGKTAVLRSSDYGKTFAVTDVSAQFKSHGNGMGRQNGEKLQVDPGSGNVLYAGTRRDGLFKSADAGATWSRMPGFDVTSTPNDNGVSFVLLDPTSVDGGLAQRMFVGVSRFDSAGANLYFSYDAGETFVPVEGGPTGLMPQRAVLSPEGLLYITYANGAGPHPGTDEPMDNGQVWEYDAVGGNWTNITPTGFARPFGGISIDRNDPKHLVVSTINTWMQQGANQYGDRIFTSSDAGRTWTDVVARGFALDPKGANWIADTSIHWAGSVEIDPFDGKKVWVVSGNGLFKTNDINATTTTWDFNVAGLEETVPFDFQSIPNGPLVSVIGDFDGFTNADPAQYGVRHSPQMGTTTGLAIAAQDPRIMTRVGNDMYYTTNSGSSWTKSAVLNGAKGYIALSADGFALLHSPADSAVSYRSTNFGASWAAVSGLTASNARPVADPVNPSKFYAYDNGKLLVSVDGGASFALKSTLASGGSKLIRPAPGREGDLWVCLNGSGLSRSTDSGATFTKVATVNQCDAVGFGKTAPQASYPTIYLHGTVGSVHGMMRSTDAGATWVRVNDAAHQYGGLANGGMVTGDMNVFGRIYMSTAGRGIAYGTPATGGEVLVTPVTAGPPVVTPQPVNECSYVVTASWSGGYNAVVRIKNNRSTAVNGWAVSWTYTDNSSVQGFWNADVAGTPPTYTATPNQSWNTNIQPGDTAEFGMTVSGEAIPVVTGDACK encoded by the coding sequence ATGAAAACCAAGCCCGTTGTGGCGCTGCTTGCGGCAGCGTTGTCGATCCCGCTCGTCTCCACGGCGGAAAACTACCACTGGGATTCGGTCGCCATCGGCGGCGGAGGTTTCGTCACCGGGGTTGTCCCGAGCAAGCTTGAACGCGATGTCGTCTACGTCCGCACCGACGTCGGCGGCGCCTATCGCTGGGATGCCGCTAAATCGCGCTGGGCGTCGATGACCGACTGGATAGGCCAGAGCGATGTCGGCTTGCTGGGCATCGAGTCGCTGGCGGTCGATCCGGGCAACGCGGCCAATGTCTACATGCTGGCCGGCACCAGCTATTTCAGCGGCGGCAAGACCGCCGTGCTGCGCTCGAGCGACTACGGCAAGACCTTCGCCGTCACCGACGTCAGCGCCCAGTTCAAATCCCACGGCAACGGCATGGGACGGCAGAACGGCGAGAAGCTGCAGGTCGATCCCGGCTCCGGCAATGTGCTGTACGCGGGCACGCGCCGCGACGGCTTGTTTAAAAGCGCGGACGCCGGCGCCACCTGGAGCCGCATGCCCGGCTTCGACGTCACCAGCACGCCGAACGACAATGGCGTCAGTTTCGTGCTGCTCGATCCCACCAGCGTGGACGGCGGCCTTGCGCAGCGCATGTTCGTGGGCGTGTCGCGCTTCGATTCGGCGGGCGCGAACCTGTACTTCAGCTATGACGCCGGCGAGACCTTCGTGCCGGTAGAGGGCGGGCCGACGGGCCTGATGCCGCAGCGCGCGGTGCTGTCGCCCGAAGGGCTGTTGTACATTACCTACGCCAACGGCGCCGGTCCGCACCCCGGCACCGACGAACCGATGGACAACGGCCAGGTATGGGAATACGACGCCGTCGGCGGCAACTGGACCAACATCACGCCGACCGGCTTTGCGCGTCCATTCGGCGGCATCAGCATCGACCGCAACGATCCGAAGCACCTCGTGGTCTCCACCATCAACACCTGGATGCAGCAGGGCGCCAACCAGTACGGCGACCGCATTTTCACCTCCAGCGACGCCGGCCGCACCTGGACCGATGTGGTGGCGCGCGGCTTCGCGCTCGACCCCAAGGGCGCCAACTGGATCGCCGACACCTCGATCCACTGGGCCGGCTCGGTCGAAATCGACCCGTTCGACGGCAAGAAGGTGTGGGTGGTCTCCGGCAACGGCTTGTTCAAGACGAACGACATCAACGCCACCACGACCACCTGGGACTTCAACGTGGCGGGGCTGGAGGAGACCGTGCCGTTCGATTTCCAGAGCATTCCGAATGGTCCGCTGGTATCGGTGATCGGGGATTTCGATGGCTTTACGAACGCCGATCCGGCGCAATACGGCGTGCGCCACTCGCCGCAGATGGGCACTACCACAGGCCTGGCCATCGCCGCGCAGGACCCGCGCATCATGACGCGCGTCGGCAACGATATGTACTACACCACCAACAGCGGCTCCAGCTGGACCAAGTCGGCGGTGCTGAACGGCGCCAAGGGCTATATCGCGCTGTCGGCCGACGGTTTCGCCTTGCTGCATAGTCCCGCCGATTCGGCCGTCAGCTACCGTTCGACCAACTTTGGCGCCAGCTGGGCCGCCGTCTCCGGACTCACGGCCAGCAATGCGCGCCCGGTGGCCGATCCGGTCAACCCATCCAAGTTCTACGCCTACGACAATGGCAAGCTGCTGGTCAGCGTCGATGGCGGCGCCTCGTTCGCGCTCAAAAGCACTCTGGCTTCCGGCGGCTCCAAGCTGATTCGCCCGGCGCCGGGGCGCGAGGGCGACTTGTGGGTTTGCCTGAATGGCAGCGGGCTGTCGCGCTCCACCGACTCCGGCGCCACGTTCACCAAGGTCGCCACGGTGAACCAGTGCGACGCGGTCGGTTTCGGCAAGACCGCGCCGCAGGCCAGCTATCCGACCATCTACCTTCACGGCACGGTGGGCAGCGTGCACGGGATGATGCGCTCGACCGACGCCGGCGCCACGTGGGTGCGCGTCAACGACGCCGCCCACCAGTACGGCGGACTGGCCAACGGCGGCATGGTGACCGGCGATATGAACGTCTTCGGCCGTATCTACATGAGCACTGCGGGCCGCGGCATCGCCTACGGCACGCCGGCGACGGGCGGCGAAGTGCTGGTGACGCCGGTGACGGCCGGCCCGCCCGTGGTCACGCCGCAGCCGGTCAACGAATGCAGTTACGTGGTCACCGCGTCCTGGTCGGGTGGCTACAACGCCGTCGTGCGCATCAAGAACAACCGCTCGACCGCCGTCAACGGTTGGGCGGTGAGCTGGACTTACACCGACAACTCAAGCGTCCAGGGATTCTGGAACGCCGACGTCGCCGGCACGCCACCGACTTACACAGCCACGCCCAACCAAAGCTGGAACACCAACATCCAGCCCGGCGACACCGCCGAATTCGGGATGACGGTCAGCGGCGAGGCGATTCCCGTCGTTACCGGCGACGCTTGCAAATAA
- a CDS encoding DUF4861 domain-containing protein: protein MKLRHILFVPAALAAAGAGFAADRLTVTVTHNLDAARPSETITIPWTEVNRVLPGALLQHIEVKDASGRVLPYQVTNVAPQAKDPKNVGIAYGDLIFQHNFAAGEKKATFTVEKIEAMAPPFPSKVSARYIQERLDDFAWENDKVAHRTYGPALAAPAPEDSGKEVLVTSGMDIWHKRVAYPIVDRWYNKGHDHYHHDEGEGMDMYNVGKSRGAGGTGIWDGSNLFTSVNYARWKVIANGPVRAIFELHYDAWDAAGTKVSEVKRFTVDAGHYFDQIESTFTFAGPQQLTAAIGLNKTPADKGQEALVKPSTVPADRAMLQWVEQKSNGAFGTAIIVPTADEKGYAEDKLNTLMLAKVVSGQPLRYYVGSGWTRGGDFATSEDWQKYVSAHAARVRAPVSVSLGASK, encoded by the coding sequence ATGAAACTTCGTCACATCCTGTTCGTACCTGCCGCACTGGCCGCCGCCGGCGCGGGTTTCGCAGCCGACCGTTTGACCGTCACCGTCACGCACAACCTGGATGCGGCGCGTCCGTCGGAGACGATCACCATCCCGTGGACCGAAGTCAATCGCGTGCTGCCAGGCGCGCTATTGCAGCATATCGAAGTGAAGGACGCCTCCGGCCGCGTGCTGCCCTACCAGGTCACCAACGTCGCCCCCCAGGCCAAGGACCCGAAGAACGTCGGCATCGCTTATGGCGACCTGATTTTCCAGCATAACTTCGCCGCCGGCGAGAAGAAGGCCACCTTCACCGTGGAGAAGATCGAGGCGATGGCGCCGCCCTTCCCCAGCAAGGTCTCGGCCCGCTACATCCAGGAACGACTGGACGATTTCGCCTGGGAGAACGACAAGGTTGCGCACCGCACCTACGGCCCCGCGCTGGCGGCGCCCGCGCCCGAAGACAGCGGCAAGGAAGTGCTGGTCACCAGCGGCATGGATATCTGGCACAAGCGCGTCGCCTATCCGATCGTCGACCGCTGGTACAACAAGGGCCACGACCATTATCACCATGATGAAGGCGAAGGCATGGACATGTACAACGTCGGCAAATCGCGCGGCGCGGGCGGCACCGGCATTTGGGACGGCAGCAACCTGTTCACCAGCGTGAACTACGCCAGGTGGAAAGTCATCGCCAACGGCCCGGTACGCGCCATCTTCGAATTGCACTACGACGCATGGGACGCCGCCGGCACCAAGGTTTCCGAGGTCAAGCGCTTCACGGTCGACGCGGGCCACTACTTCGACCAGATCGAAAGTACCTTCACCTTCGCAGGTCCGCAGCAACTGACCGCCGCCATTGGCCTGAACAAGACGCCGGCCGACAAGGGCCAGGAAGCCCTTGTCAAGCCGTCGACCGTGCCGGCCGACCGCGCGATGCTGCAGTGGGTCGAGCAGAAATCGAACGGCGCCTTCGGCACCGCCATCATCGTGCCGACCGCCGATGAAAAGGGCTATGCCGAAGACAAGCTCAATACGCTGATGCTGGCCAAGGTCGTCTCCGGTCAGCCGCTGCGCTACTACGTGGGCTCGGGCTGGACCCGTGGCGGCGATTTCGCGACCAGCGAGGACTGGCAAAAGTACGTTTCCGCGCATGCCGCACGTGTGCGCGCGCCGGTCAGCGTCTCGCTAGGCGCAAGCAAATAA
- a CDS encoding L-rhamnose mutarotase codes for MITRAFRMKLKPGTVDEYKRRHDVLWPDLAAALKEAGIYDYSIFLDEETLHLFAVLKLAPDNNIEALPGQPVMKRWWDYMADLMEVEPGNRPREWPLQPMFYFA; via the coding sequence ATGATCACACGCGCGTTCCGCATGAAGCTCAAACCGGGCACGGTGGATGAATACAAGCGCCGCCACGACGTGCTGTGGCCGGACTTGGCGGCGGCGCTGAAGGAGGCCGGCATCTACGACTACTCCATTTTCCTCGACGAGGAAACGCTGCACCTGTTCGCGGTCTTGAAGCTGGCGCCGGACAACAACATCGAGGCCTTGCCGGGCCAGCCGGTGATGAAGCGCTGGTGGGACTACATGGCGGACCTGATGGAGGTGGAGCCGGGCAACCGGCCCCGCGAATGGCCGCTGCAGCCGATGTTCTACTTCGCCTGA
- a CDS encoding DUF1080 domain-containing protein, protein MDLFNGRDFTGWELKTSPAAGIDSVFRMLPGGVVASLGQPSGFLATLDSYRNYKLHVEWRWSGKPGNGGILLHISDGPMDRVWPLSLQVQTKRGNAGDLLPMAGASFAEPLTSPKGAEPRIKAHTAPDSELAAGEWNVCDIVSRDGRVDVTINGVVQNSVTRSEPASGRIGFQLEGAPYELRRVELVELY, encoded by the coding sequence GTGGATTTGTTCAACGGCCGGGATTTCACTGGTTGGGAGTTGAAGACGTCGCCTGCCGCCGGCATCGACAGCGTGTTTCGCATGCTGCCGGGCGGTGTGGTCGCTTCGCTTGGTCAGCCTTCGGGTTTTCTGGCCACGTTGGATAGCTACCGTAACTACAAGCTGCATGTGGAGTGGCGCTGGAGCGGGAAGCCGGGCAATGGCGGCATCCTGCTGCATATCAGCGACGGTCCGATGGATCGTGTGTGGCCGCTCAGTCTTCAGGTGCAGACCAAACGCGGGAACGCCGGCGATTTGCTGCCGATGGCCGGCGCCAGCTTTGCCGAGCCGCTGACATCCCCCAAAGGCGCCGAACCGCGTATCAAGGCGCACACGGCGCCCGACAGCGAGCTGGCGGCCGGGGAGTGGAATGTCTGCGATATCGTCAGCCGCGATGGCAGGGTTGATGTCACAATCAATGGCGTTGTTCAGAACAGCGTTACCCGGAGCGAGCCGGCGTCGGGGCGTATCGGTTTTCAGCTGGAGGGCGCGCCGTATGAGTTGCGCCGTGTGGAGCTGGTGGAGTTGTATTAG
- a CDS encoding rhamnogalacturonan acetylesterase — translation MRDTWRLAFGGGKPPAGYIAVQPGMDYDEKRGFGFEPGAVIRNVTAGAGHLVADKPFFFSVDLPEGNYNVTVTFGGGDSASNTTVKSELRRLMLENVSTVSGAALKRTFTVNVRTPRIPGGDGVAAGSVKLKAPRETVQEAWNWDKRLTLEINGPKPAIGAIEIVPVKTPTLFLLGDSTVCDQPGEPYSSWGQMLPRFLKPGIAVANHAESGETYRDSLARRRLDKVVSAMRPGDTVLMQFGHNDQKQIKENKGGPFTTYKDEIRAHVDAIRAHGGVPVIVSSMERRNFDAAGKVVPSLRDYADAARDAAKELGVAFIDLNAMSKPFYEALGPELSKQAFAEPEPGRTDNTHHNNYGAYELAQAVLTGMRQSGLTVAAFIADGYGNFDPSHPDPVASVAVPASPTFTNERPLGDEANQ, via the coding sequence GTGAGAGACACCTGGCGGCTCGCTTTCGGCGGTGGCAAACCGCCTGCCGGCTATATCGCGGTACAACCGGGCATGGACTACGACGAAAAGCGGGGCTTCGGTTTCGAGCCGGGCGCCGTGATCCGCAATGTCACGGCCGGCGCGGGGCATCTTGTCGCCGACAAGCCTTTCTTCTTTTCCGTCGATCTGCCCGAAGGGAATTACAACGTCACCGTCACCTTCGGCGGCGGCGACTCCGCTTCGAATACCACGGTCAAATCGGAACTGCGCCGGCTGATGCTCGAAAACGTGTCGACGGTATCGGGAGCCGCGCTCAAACGCACTTTCACGGTCAACGTCCGCACGCCCCGCATACCCGGCGGCGATGGCGTCGCCGCCGGCAGCGTCAAGCTGAAGGCCCCACGCGAGACGGTGCAGGAGGCCTGGAACTGGGACAAACGCCTGACGTTGGAAATCAACGGCCCGAAGCCTGCCATCGGCGCCATCGAGATCGTCCCCGTCAAAACACCGACGCTGTTCCTGCTGGGCGACTCCACCGTTTGCGACCAGCCGGGCGAGCCGTATAGCAGTTGGGGACAAATGCTGCCGCGTTTCCTCAAGCCTGGCATCGCGGTCGCCAACCATGCCGAATCCGGCGAGACCTACCGCGATTCGCTGGCGCGCCGCCGGCTGGACAAGGTCGTCAGCGCCATGCGGCCGGGCGACACGGTCCTGATGCAGTTCGGTCACAACGACCAGAAGCAAATCAAGGAAAACAAGGGCGGGCCTTTCACCACCTACAAGGACGAAATACGCGCCCACGTCGACGCCATTCGCGCCCACGGCGGCGTTCCGGTCATCGTGTCGTCGATGGAGCGCCGTAACTTCGACGCCGCCGGCAAGGTTGTACCGTCATTGCGGGACTATGCCGACGCCGCGCGCGACGCCGCGAAGGAGCTGGGCGTCGCCTTCATCGATCTCAATGCGATGAGCAAACCGTTCTACGAGGCGCTCGGTCCGGAGCTGTCGAAGCAAGCCTTCGCCGAGCCGGAGCCGGGCCGCACCGACAACACGCACCACAATAACTACGGCGCTTACGAGCTGGCGCAGGCCGTGCTGACCGGCATGCGCCAGAGCGGCTTGACTGTCGCCGCTTTCATCGCCGACGGCTACGGCAATTTCGATCCCTCCCATCCCGATCCAGTGGCCTCGGTCGCGGTCCCGGCCAGTCCAACCTTTACCAACGAACGCCCGCTGGGCGACGAGGCAAACCAATAA
- a CDS encoding alpha/beta hydrolase, with product MKKTLITLILGVSASLAGAAPTVIQLWPEGVPGIKTDIGPEKIGGGYNSNVSEPTLTMVGPAVDRPNGTAVIICPGGGYVRMSTAREGDQYANWLGTLGVTSFVLKYRMQEYGHPAPLQDVLRAVRMLRSRAAEFNINPARIGVMGSSAGGHLAASAGTLFDNPAGRTGAAMDAVSARPDFLMLMYPVISMREPAVHAGSRKALLGAAPSAETLQLMSLEKQVTAATPPTLLIHTQEDQAVPVENSILFYQALTKAKVPAEMYLFEHGGHGMGMRDGLGTSSLWPRRAEEWLRDRGLLTQAK from the coding sequence ATGAAAAAAACGCTCATTACCCTGATCCTCGGCGTCAGCGCCAGCCTGGCCGGCGCCGCGCCCACCGTCATTCAGCTCTGGCCCGAGGGTGTGCCCGGCATCAAAACCGACATCGGTCCCGAAAAGATCGGCGGTGGCTACAACTCAAACGTCAGCGAGCCGACACTGACCATGGTCGGTCCCGCAGTCGATCGTCCAAACGGCACCGCCGTCATCATCTGCCCCGGTGGCGGCTATGTGCGCATGTCCACCGCGCGCGAAGGCGATCAATACGCCAACTGGCTGGGCACCCTGGGCGTAACCAGCTTTGTGCTCAAGTATCGCATGCAGGAGTACGGCCACCCCGCCCCGCTGCAGGACGTGCTGCGCGCCGTCCGCATGCTGCGCTCGCGCGCCGCGGAATTCAACATCAATCCGGCGCGCATAGGCGTCATGGGCAGTTCGGCCGGCGGCCACCTGGCCGCAAGCGCCGGCACCTTGTTCGACAATCCCGCCGGCCGCACCGGCGCCGCCATGGACGCGGTCAGCGCCCGTCCGGACTTCCTGATGCTGATGTATCCCGTCATCTCGATGCGGGAGCCGGCCGTCCACGCAGGCTCGCGTAAAGCGCTGCTCGGCGCCGCGCCATCGGCCGAAACGCTGCAGTTGATGTCGTTGGAAAAACAGGTCACCGCCGCCACGCCGCCAACGCTGTTGATCCATACGCAGGAAGATCAAGCCGTCCCGGTGGAAAACAGCATCCTGTTCTACCAGGCGCTGACCAAGGCCAAGGTGCCGGCCGAAATGTACCTCTTCGAGCACGGCGGCCACGGCATGGGCATGCGCGATGGCCTGGGCACGTCGTCGCTGTGGCCGCGCCGCGCGGAGGAATGGCTGCGCGATCGCGGCCTGCTCACTCAGGCGAAGTAG